The Clostridioides sp. ES-S-0010-02 genome window below encodes:
- the carA gene encoding glutamine-hydrolyzing carbamoyl-phosphate synthase small subunit, with amino-acid sequence MKARLILEDGTVFIGKAFGYLEESVGEVVFNTSMIGYGEVLTDPSYYGQIVTMTYPLIGNYGINLSSAESEKVQVKGFIVREKSDSPSNFRCEIDIDQYLKQNKVIGLEGIDTRALTKILRNNGTMKGIITLEDSKLEDVKHKLDKFSNTEAVRTVTRKEVEHIEGNGPKVAVMDFGVKRNILRSFIARGCDITIFPATTSPEDVLSINPDLIFLSNGPGDPEDLEDVIENIKALIGKKPIVGICLGHQLLALALGGKTAKLKFGHRGGNHPVKDLEEGKVFITSQNHGYYVSEVPEQMKVTHINLNDNTVEGMRHEKLDVYSVQYHPEACPGPKDNDYIFDKFLEFVK; translated from the coding sequence ATGAAAGCAAGGTTAATATTAGAAGATGGGACAGTTTTTATAGGAAAAGCATTTGGATATTTAGAAGAAAGTGTAGGAGAAGTAGTATTTAACACTTCGATGATAGGATATGGTGAAGTTTTAACAGACCCTTCTTACTATGGTCAAATAGTTACTATGACTTATCCTCTTATAGGAAATTATGGTATAAATTTATCATCAGCAGAATCTGAAAAAGTGCAAGTGAAAGGATTTATAGTAAGAGAAAAAAGTGATTCTCCAAGTAATTTTAGATGTGAGATTGATATAGACCAATATTTAAAGCAAAATAAAGTGATAGGACTAGAAGGAATAGATACAAGAGCTTTAACTAAGATACTTAGAAATAATGGGACAATGAAAGGTATAATTACATTAGAAGATAGCAAGTTAGAAGATGTTAAACATAAATTAGATAAGTTTTCAAATACAGAAGCAGTTAGAACGGTTACAAGAAAAGAAGTAGAGCATATAGAAGGAAATGGACCAAAAGTAGCTGTTATGGATTTTGGAGTTAAAAGAAATATCTTAAGATCATTTATAGCTCGTGGATGTGATATAACAATATTCCCAGCTACAACATCTCCAGAAGATGTATTAAGTATAAACCCTGATTTAATATTTTTATCAAATGGGCCTGGAGACCCAGAGGATTTAGAAGATGTTATAGAAAATATAAAAGCTCTAATTGGTAAAAAGCCTATAGTTGGAATATGCTTAGGGCATCAGCTTTTAGCCCTAGCTCTTGGAGGAAAAACTGCTAAACTTAAATTTGGACATAGAGGTGGAAATCATCCAGTTAAAGATTTAGAAGAGGGAAAAGTATTTATAACTTCTCAAAATCATGGATATTATGTTTCAGAAGTTCCTGAACAAATGAAAGTGACACATATAAATTTAAATGATAATACTGTTGAGGGAATGAGACATGAGAAGCTAGATGTATACAGTGTTCAATACCACCCTGAAGCTTGTCCAGGGCCAAAAGATAATGACTATATTTTCGATAAGTTTTTAGAGTTCGTAAAATAA
- the carB gene encoding carbamoyl-phosphate synthase large subunit has translation MPKLDSIKKTLVLGSGPIIIGQAAEFDYSGTQACQALKEEGIEVVLVNSNPATIMTDKEIADKIYIEPLTIEFIEKIIEKERPDSLLAGMGGQTGLNLAVELHDAGILDKYNVKVIGTSIESIKKGEDRDLFREVMKEINQPVIVSDIVTNLEAGLEFASKIGYPVVVRPAYTLGGTGGGIADTEEELREVLSHGLQLSPVGQVLLEKSIKGWKEIEYEVMRDGNGNCITVCNMENVDPVGVHTGDSIVVAPSQTLSDEEYQLLRKASIDIINAIEVQGGCNVQIALNPHSLEYAIIEINPRVSRSSALASKATGYPIAKVAAKIALGYTLDEIENAVTKKTYACFEPTLDYVVVKIPKWPFDKFKKANRKLGTKMMATGEIMSIGSNFEAAILKGIRSLETGKYSLVHAPSEGRTLEELKKRVVVPDDERLFDLAEMIRRGYKVEMIEEITGVDKWFINKFKWIVEQEEKLKGLKIEDLDKEYLHELKKKGFSDKGISDLMKISPEKLYELRSLYNIQPVYKMVDTCGGEFEALSPYYYSTYEQYDEVVVSDKRKVVVLGSGPIRIGQGIEFDYCSVHCVKSLRKMGIETIIVNNNPETVSTDFDTSDKLYFEPLTEEEVLNIIEKEKPEGVILQFGGQTAIKLAKFLHEKKIPILGTDFDDIDAAEDREKFDDLLERLDINRPKGKGVWTTNEGIEVANELGYPVLVRPSYVLGGQGMEITYNEEKLTQYLDDAFARDHKNPVLIDKYLTGREIEVDAICDKEDILIPGIMEHLERAGVHSGDSTTMYPSQNISDKIKEKIVEYTKKIALDLNVLGMVNIQFIEFQNELYIIEVNPRASRTVPYISKVSGVPIVDLATKCMLGAKLKDLGYGTGVYKEPKLVSVKVPVFSMSKLAKVEVSLGPEMKSTGEVLGVGENLEEALYKGFLAAGRHMSDERGVVLATVNNNDKDEFIEIAKDMKELGYTFVATEGTAKSLRENGIEADIVNRVEEPRPNILDAIRNKQVDIVINTPTKGNDSTRDGFKMRRTAIEFSTEIMTSLDTLKALVEVKKKHINKDKLKVYNIAE, from the coding sequence ATGCCTAAATTAGATAGTATAAAGAAAACTTTAGTATTAGGGTCAGGGCCAATAATAATAGGTCAAGCAGCAGAGTTTGACTACTCAGGAACACAGGCCTGCCAAGCATTAAAAGAAGAGGGAATAGAAGTTGTATTAGTAAATAGTAATCCAGCGACGATAATGACTGATAAAGAAATTGCAGATAAAATATATATAGAACCATTAACAATAGAATTTATAGAAAAAATAATAGAAAAAGAAAGACCAGATAGCTTACTTGCAGGTATGGGTGGTCAAACAGGACTAAACTTGGCTGTAGAATTACATGATGCTGGTATACTAGATAAATATAATGTAAAAGTTATAGGTACATCTATAGAGTCTATAAAAAAGGGTGAGGATAGAGATTTATTTAGAGAAGTAATGAAAGAAATAAATCAACCTGTAATAGTTAGTGATATAGTTACAAACCTAGAAGCAGGTCTTGAATTTGCAAGTAAAATAGGATATCCAGTGGTTGTAAGACCAGCATATACACTAGGTGGAACTGGCGGAGGTATAGCTGATACTGAGGAAGAATTAAGAGAGGTACTTTCACATGGATTGCAATTAAGTCCAGTAGGTCAAGTTCTTCTTGAAAAGAGTATAAAAGGTTGGAAAGAAATAGAATATGAAGTAATGAGAGATGGGAATGGAAACTGTATAACTGTATGTAACATGGAAAATGTAGACCCAGTTGGAGTTCATACAGGAGATAGTATAGTTGTTGCTCCAAGTCAAACTTTAAGTGATGAAGAATACCAACTACTTAGAAAAGCATCAATAGATATAATAAATGCAATAGAAGTTCAAGGTGGATGTAATGTTCAAATAGCTTTAAATCCACATAGTTTAGAATATGCAATAATAGAAATAAATCCAAGAGTTAGTAGATCATCAGCGCTAGCATCAAAAGCTACAGGATATCCAATAGCAAAAGTGGCAGCTAAGATAGCCTTAGGATATACTTTGGATGAAATAGAAAATGCAGTAACTAAAAAAACTTATGCTTGTTTTGAGCCAACTTTAGATTATGTAGTAGTAAAAATACCAAAATGGCCATTTGATAAATTTAAAAAGGCAAATAGAAAATTAGGAACTAAGATGATGGCAACTGGTGAAATAATGAGTATAGGAAGCAACTTTGAAGCTGCTATTCTTAAGGGAATAAGATCACTAGAAACAGGAAAATATTCATTAGTTCATGCTCCATCAGAAGGTAGAACGTTAGAAGAGCTAAAGAAAAGAGTTGTAGTACCTGATGATGAAAGATTGTTTGATTTAGCTGAAATGATAAGAAGAGGCTATAAAGTAGAAATGATAGAAGAAATCACTGGTGTTGATAAGTGGTTTATAAATAAATTTAAATGGATAGTTGAGCAAGAAGAAAAATTAAAAGGTCTTAAAATAGAAGATTTAGATAAGGAATACTTACATGAATTAAAGAAAAAAGGATTCTCTGATAAAGGTATATCTGACTTAATGAAGATAAGCCCAGAAAAATTATACGAATTAAGAAGTCTATATAATATACAACCAGTTTATAAAATGGTTGATACATGTGGAGGAGAATTTGAAGCTCTATCTCCATATTACTACTCAACTTATGAGCAATATGATGAAGTAGTTGTAAGTGATAAGAGAAAAGTTGTAGTATTAGGTTCTGGACCAATAAGAATAGGTCAAGGTATAGAATTTGACTATTGTTCAGTTCACTGTGTAAAATCTTTAAGAAAAATGGGTATAGAAACTATAATTGTAAACAATAACCCTGAAACAGTAAGTACAGATTTTGATACATCAGATAAACTATATTTTGAACCATTAACAGAAGAAGAAGTTTTAAACATAATTGAAAAAGAAAAACCAGAAGGTGTAATACTACAATTTGGAGGACAAACAGCTATAAAACTAGCTAAGTTCTTACATGAGAAAAAAATACCTATATTGGGAACTGATTTTGATGATATAGATGCAGCAGAAGATAGAGAAAAATTTGACGACTTATTAGAGAGATTAGATATAAATAGACCAAAAGGAAAAGGTGTGTGGACAACTAATGAAGGTATTGAAGTTGCTAATGAATTAGGTTATCCAGTATTAGTTAGACCATCTTATGTACTTGGTGGTCAAGGTATGGAAATAACTTATAACGAGGAAAAATTAACTCAGTATTTAGATGATGCTTTTGCCAGAGACCATAAGAATCCAGTACTTATAGATAAATATCTAACTGGTAGAGAAATAGAAGTAGATGCTATATGTGATAAAGAAGATATATTAATACCTGGAATAATGGAACATTTAGAAAGAGCTGGAGTTCACTCTGGAGATAGTACGACAATGTATCCAAGCCAAAATATATCTGATAAGATAAAAGAAAAGATAGTAGAATACACTAAAAAAATAGCTTTAGACCTTAATGTACTTGGTATGGTTAATATACAATTTATAGAATTCCAGAATGAATTATATATAATAGAGGTTAATCCTAGAGCCAGTAGAACAGTACCATATATAAGTAAAGTGAGTGGGGTACCAATAGTTGACTTAGCTACTAAATGTATGTTAGGAGCTAAATTAAAGGATTTAGGATATGGTACAGGAGTTTATAAAGAGCCTAAACTAGTATCAGTAAAAGTGCCAGTATTCTCAATGTCTAAATTAGCTAAAGTTGAAGTAAGTCTTGGACCTGAAATGAAATCTACAGGAGAAGTTTTAGGTGTAGGAGAAAACCTAGAAGAAGCTCTATATAAAGGATTCTTGGCTGCAGGTAGACATATGTCTGACGAAAGAGGAGTAGTACTTGCTACTGTTAATAATAACGATAAAGATGAGTTTATAGAAATAGCAAAAGATATGAAAGAGTTAGGATATACTTTTGTTGCTACAGAAGGTACAGCTAAGAGTCTAAGAGAGAATGGAATAGAAGCTGATATAGTAAATAGAGTTGAAGAGCCTAGACCAAACATACTAGATGCTATAAGAAATAAACAAGTTGATATAGTAATAAATACACCTACTAAAGGTAATGACTCAACAAGAGACGGATTTAAAATGAGAAGAACAGCTATTGAATTTTCTACTGAAATAATGACATCTTTAGATACATTAAAAGCTTTAGTAGAAGTTAAGAAAAAGCAT